A region from the Xenopus laevis strain J_2021 chromosome 4S, Xenopus_laevis_v10.1, whole genome shotgun sequence genome encodes:
- the fosl1.S gene encoding fos-related antigen 1 isoform X2 yields the protein MGHSVRLNPSEDTQQKYHSSSSPFIPTLTAITSSQDFNWMIHPSARPLNLPPYQSPRHGVIHNLGGVLNMGRRRNGEHLSPEEDERRQVRRERNKVAAAKCRNRRKELTDYLQAETDKLEEEKSTLHKEIAELQKQKDKLELIFEVHQPLCKFPASSNHNVQQVDKSRLVKEEPHEEPPRGPKVNLPRIELSETLLEPEALHTPTLMKTPSITPFTPNSLFTYPGPQESCSTAHRRLSRSSSSSSGEQSPCSVSSNSLLML from the exons ATGGGACACAGCGTCAGATTGAACCCAAGCGAGGATACTCAGCAG AAGTATCACTCGTCCTCCAGTCCCTTTATCCCAACACTAACGGCCATCACCTCAAGTCAAGACTTTAACTGGATGATCCACCCAAGTGCGCGACCCCTCAACTTACCACCATATCAAAGCCCTCGGCATGGGGTGATCCACAACCTGGGAGGGGTCTTGAATATGGGGCGAAGGAGAAATGGAGAACAT CTCTCACCAGAGGAAGACGAGAGAAGACAAGTGCGACGTGAGAGAAACAAAGTGGCGGCAGCAAAGTGTCGTAACCGTCGCAAGGAGCTGACAGATTACCTGCAGGCA GAAACAGACAAACTTGAAGAAGAGAAGTCAACTCTCCACAAAGAAATTGCTGAGCTCCAGAAGCAGAAAGATAAGCTGGAACTCATCTTTGAGGTGCATCAGCCTTTATGCAAGTTCCCTGCCTCCTCCAATCACAACGTCCAGCAAGTGGACAAGTCCAGGCTGGTCAAGGAAGAGCCACACGAAGAGCCACCCCGGGGACCCAAAGTCAACCTTCCCCGAATAGAGCTGAGCGAGACACTTCTTGAGCCAGAGGCCCTACACACCCCAACACTCATGAAGACCCCATCCATTACTCCTTTTACTCCAAACTCACTTTTCACTTATCCTGGTCCCCAAGAATCATGTTCCACCGCCCACCGAAGGTtgagcagaagcagcagcagcagcagcggagAGCAAAGTCCCTGTTCTGTCAGTTCTAACAGCCTACTGATGCTATAG
- the fosl1.S gene encoding fos-related antigen 1 isoform X1, protein MYRDFTGAFPQSHLGCSSSSHSPHTSGSSPIIGTSGMGHSVRLNPSEDTQQKYHSSSSPFIPTLTAITSSQDFNWMIHPSARPLNLPPYQSPRHGVIHNLGGVLNMGRRRNGEHLSPEEDERRQVRRERNKVAAAKCRNRRKELTDYLQAETDKLEEEKSTLHKEIAELQKQKDKLELIFEVHQPLCKFPASSNHNVQQVDKSRLVKEEPHEEPPRGPKVNLPRIELSETLLEPEALHTPTLMKTPSITPFTPNSLFTYPGPQESCSTAHRRLSRSSSSSSGEQSPCSVSSNSLLML, encoded by the exons ATGTACAGAGATTTCACTGGAGCCTTCCCTCAGTCACATTTagggtgcagcagcagcagccacagCCCACACACCTCCGGATCCTCCCCAATTATAGGAACTTCAGGAATGGGACACAGCGTCAGATTGAACCCAAGCGAGGATACTCAGCAG AAGTATCACTCGTCCTCCAGTCCCTTTATCCCAACACTAACGGCCATCACCTCAAGTCAAGACTTTAACTGGATGATCCACCCAAGTGCGCGACCCCTCAACTTACCACCATATCAAAGCCCTCGGCATGGGGTGATCCACAACCTGGGAGGGGTCTTGAATATGGGGCGAAGGAGAAATGGAGAACAT CTCTCACCAGAGGAAGACGAGAGAAGACAAGTGCGACGTGAGAGAAACAAAGTGGCGGCAGCAAAGTGTCGTAACCGTCGCAAGGAGCTGACAGATTACCTGCAGGCA GAAACAGACAAACTTGAAGAAGAGAAGTCAACTCTCCACAAAGAAATTGCTGAGCTCCAGAAGCAGAAAGATAAGCTGGAACTCATCTTTGAGGTGCATCAGCCTTTATGCAAGTTCCCTGCCTCCTCCAATCACAACGTCCAGCAAGTGGACAAGTCCAGGCTGGTCAAGGAAGAGCCACACGAAGAGCCACCCCGGGGACCCAAAGTCAACCTTCCCCGAATAGAGCTGAGCGAGACACTTCTTGAGCCAGAGGCCCTACACACCCCAACACTCATGAAGACCCCATCCATTACTCCTTTTACTCCAAACTCACTTTTCACTTATCCTGGTCCCCAAGAATCATGTTCCACCGCCCACCGAAGGTtgagcagaagcagcagcagcagcagcggagAGCAAAGTCCCTGTTCTGTCAGTTCTAACAGCCTACTGATGCTATAG
- the LOC108714937 gene encoding traf2 and NCK-interacting protein kinase, with the protein MMNPSEDTQKEIKTEIEIHKEVSRHKNIASFYGAYQQRGSIMMPIMIEMEFCGGGTLFELINSPFCRGLPEHCIAYVCREVLKGLSRLQKKQIMHRDIKSHNIAITEDASIRLIDFGLARKIKRFWPCKELQGTPHYIAPEVWTCSSYDFKCDIWALGITAIEMAETSCPLLHLQGEAVGKEIVSGDPPTLSRPRRWSPAFNSFIDLCLTKDPKDRPMAKFLLQEHHFITELQDEMQVKAEMKDLIRRLNAAKHLASKTAEDIASAAVEEVPSDVVVSLDTKKEKTAENAEEAASEVHVDEPASEEVVEAISPQDVGSTDIMGKQDTICHIKIGEPEKDVEASTTPKEDPLQSSEKAPELSVSQDLSPQEEVGSTDTEEEQTTVCHIDMGDSEEAPHTSFQSSKEAPVLEENTGD; encoded by the exons ATGATGAACCCTTCTGAG GATACTCAGAAGGAAATAAAAACGGAGATAGAGATCCATAAGGAAGTATCAAGGCATAAAAACATCGCCTCATTCTATGGAGCCTATCAACAACGTGGCTCCATAATGATGCCTATAATG ATTGAAATGGAATTTTGTGGAGGTGGGACACTCTTCGAACTGATCAACAGCCCTTTTTGTAGAGGTCTTCCCGAACATTGCATTGCTTATGTATGTCGGGAAGTCTTAAAG gGTCTGTCGCGCCTccagaaaaaacaaataatgcacCGAGACATCAAGTCCCATAATATTGCGATTACTGAAGACGCCAGTATACGTTTAA ttgattttgggCTTGCACGAAAAATTAAAAGATTTTGGCCTTGCAAAGAACTACAGGGAACGCCGCACTACATAGCACCTGAGGTGTGGACATGCAGCTCATATGATTTTAAG TGCGACATATGGGCTTTGGGAATAACTGCCATTGAGATGGCAGAAACAAGCTGCC CACTGCTCCATTTACAAGGAGAAGCAGTTGGAAAAGAAATCGTATCTGGAGATCCTCCAACTCTGAGTCGACCACGCAGATG gtcTCCAGCTTTTAACTCCTTTATTGATCTCTGTCTAACCAAAGATCCCAAAGACAGACCAATGGCTAAGTTTCTGCTCCAAGAACATCACTTCATAACAGAGCTACAGGATGAAATGCAAGTGAAAGCAGAAATGAAAGACTTAATCAGAAGACTGAATGCAGCTAAACATCTAGCTTCAAAAACAGCAGAAGACATTGCTAGTGCTGCAGTAGAAGAAGTGCCCAGTGACGTTGTTGTGTCACtggacacaaaaaaagaaaaaacagcagagaATGCTGAAGAAGCTGCTTCAGAGGTTCATGTGGATGAACCAGCCAGTGAAGAAGTTGTGGAGGCAATTTCACCACAAGATGTCGGCTCAACCGACATTATGGGGAAACAGGACACCATATGTCATATTAAAATAGGTGAACCTGAGAAGGATGTTGAAGCCTCAACTACACCTAAGGAGGACCCACTTCAGTCCAGTGAAAAAGCCCCAGAACTTTCAGTTTCTCAGGATTTGTCTCCACAAGAGGAAGTCGGCTCAACCGACACTGAAGAGGAACAGACCACCGTATGCCATATTGACATGGGCGATTCTGAGGAGGCTCCACACACCTCATTTCAGTCAAGCAAAGAAGCCCCAGTATTAGAAGAGAATACTGGAGATTAG